The segment GGAACATATCATTTTTCCAGAGATCAATTACGACAAGATCGACAAGGTCAAGGGGTTGAATATCACCATTGTAACCACTTCCAAGACCGATGAAGAAGGTCGGCTCTTGTTGAAATTATTGGGGATGCCTTTTCGCAATTAACCAGCTAATAAGCGATCAGCAATTAGCCTTCAGCTTTAAAACAAATAATAAAAGAAGGGTTTTTGCCGAACGCTGAATGCTGACACCTGTTTGCTAAACAAAGGAGGAAGATAATTTGGCCAAGACGTCTTTAATGATCAAAGCCAGCCGGACGCCAAAGTTCAAGGTCCGATCTTATAATCGATGTCCCTTATGTGGACGTCCCAGGGGCTTTATTAGAAAATTCGGAATTTGCCGTATCTGTTTCCGGCTGATGGCCCTCAAAGGGGATATCCCCGGTGTAGTGAAATCCAGTTGGTAGACAGACCACCATTCCAAGGAACCGAAAAAGGAGTTAAAACTTATGGGTATGACCGATCCCATCGCCGATATGCTGACCAGGATTCGAAACGGCAGTTCCGCTAAATTCAGCAAAGTAGATATCCCGGCTTCCAAGATCAAGATACAGATCGCCAGGATATTAAAAGATGAGGGATATATCAAAAATTTTAAGGTCATTAAGGATAACCGCCAGGGAT is part of the Deltaproteobacteria bacterium genome and harbors:
- a CDS encoding type Z 30S ribosomal protein S14 yields the protein MAKTSLMIKASRTPKFKVRSYNRCPLCGRPRGFIRKFGICRICFRLMALKGDIPGVVKSSW